One region of Daphnia pulicaria isolate SC F1-1A chromosome 7, SC_F0-13Bv2, whole genome shotgun sequence genomic DNA includes:
- the LOC124349462 gene encoding axin-like isoform X3 translates to MNGGGSVIRFSESAPRPPVFPGEENVPSSQVKMDPWASRFGRRGPSHPSTLSPSKGSSPVLTPRRHGQSMDEYDLARRYEPAEGSASTSPPLVETPPYLRWAENLHFLLTDPDGVELFEKYLEQENCSHLLKFWFACEGLKRNWAEDPEKAVQIIQVIYKKYIRLKRVNVSELNRREINDRVANKATLDAHIFDEAQKDVEDLIRSSVYVNFLNSDVYLSYIQSMQNGIPDSPRSGRSQGGGSDITAKSSVAPDLAGTGASDDRGPHLGPLPTLHEDSEFSYPAVELNKPIPLTHDALMATKNVRMNVESRPVGGLYPSRVPHNPYHSVHTTSYYAPYNPVSRQDSEISSDAHTDDTRSLTDGSVDGSVLFYPAKPNRHQLRKARQKISNDCMRNRDPSINQPFIPRTQRPPPKEQQGMPKTPQEFAAELIQKLEAVKRDRESEEKLLRIVAERDSEASGLDEPCPQGARFKPGSECSARVLAEALSKIASSNEADTQSILDNHVQRIWADQTPLRSPGAPSPRPWSPENRRRLPPNSVAIPTKTSGAPIMSSSAYGPGYFQRSSAHHRRKDKDIEKGSTYSADSGAILDQGDSGRENRAHFSKSQSIPDTRRIGMTSSLGGASSAIGSKKSEYDRVHDSGLCLHTDPNPGTLMAPPSQPPKEKVLHWISTNDKWQEADRDPSSSKHRSRPPSSTSPISSRRSRQHKSAYGTSRSESLERAGASAGHLTQSEDDMARNRPPTKPKPSVSQPTSTHSTTMKKPASSGALSGEGSSAPTECTVVTFTFGDEPVPYRSRIPGRTVTLKQFKEICVPKKGNYKYYFKTNCEDDVAMAVNQEVIDDSEILPLWEDKVLGIVKLVD, encoded by the exons ATGAATGGAGGTGGATCTGTGATTCGTTTTTCGGAATCTGCTCCTCGACCCCCTGTCTTCCCAG GTGAAGAAAATGTGCCGTCAAGTCAGGTGAAGATGGATCCATGGGCTTCACGGTTCGGAAGGCGGGGCCCGTCGCATCCTTCGACGCTGTCGCCCTCCAAAGGTTCATCACCCGTCCTGACGCCTCGCAGACATGGCCAGTCGATGGACGAGTACGACTTGGCTCGCCGCTACGAACCGGCTGAAGGATCGGCCTCCACGTCTCCACCCTTGGTCGAAACGCCGCCCTATTTGCGATGGGCTGAAAATCTTCATTTCCTCCTGACCGATCCCGACGGCGTCGAACTCTTTGAAAAATATCTCGAACAGGAAAATTGTTCTCATTTACTCAAA ttTTGGTTTGCCTGCGAAGGCCTCAAACGAAACTGGGCAGAAGATCCCGAAAAAGCTGTCCAAATCATCCAAGTCATTTACAAAAAGTACATCCGGCTCAAAAGGGTCAATGTGTCGGAACTGAATCGGCGTGAGATTAACGACCGAGTGGCCAACAAAGCTACCCTTGACGCGCATATCTTTGACGAAGCGCAAAAGGATGTCGAAGATCTTATCCGCAGCTCAGTTTACGTCAACTTCCTAAATTCGGACGTCTATTTATCTTACATTCAA TCTATGCAAAATGGTATCCCGGATTCGCCTCGAAGCGGCCGGAGTCAAGGAGGAGGTTCAGACATCACCGCCAAATCTTCCGTCGCCCCTGATCTCGCCGGAACGGGCGCTTCAGATGATCGAGGACCTCACCTAGGGCCATTGCCTACTTTGCACGAAGATTCTGAATTCTCATATCCTGCCGTCGAGCTCAACAAGCCAATCCCACTGACGCATGACGCTCTCATGGCCACCAAGAATGTCCGGATGAACGTCGAATCCCGACCAGTAGGCGGCCTCTACCCAAG TCGAGTGCCCCACAACCCATATCACTCCGTGCACACAACCAGCTATTACGCGCCGTACAATCCCGTTTCACGCCAGGATTCCGAGATATCCTCTGATGCTCATACGGACGACACTCGCTCACTGACCGATGGTTCTGT CGATGGCTCTGTCCTGTTTTACCCGGCCAAGCCTAACCGGCACCAACTGCGCAAAGCTCGCCAAAAGATTTCAAACGACTGTATGAGAAATCGTGATCCGTCTATAAACCAGCCATTCATCCCGCGAACTCAGCGTCCTCCACCTAAAGAACAG CAGGGTATGCCCAAGACGCCGCAAGAATTCGCCGCTGAGCTTATCCAAAAGTTGGAAGCCGTAAAACGAGATCGGGAATCTGAAGAAAAGTTGCTCCGGATTGTCGCTGAG AGGGATAGTGAAGCCAGTGGATTGGATGAGCCATGCCCGCAAGGCGCCCGCTTCAAACCCGGATCTGAATGCTCAGCTCGTGTTTTGGCAGAAGCACTGTCCAAAATCGCTTCTTCAAATGAAGCCGACACACAATCGATTCTCG ataacCACGTCCAAAGGATCTGGGCAGATCAGACGCCATTGCGATCACCCGGTGCACCTTCACCTCGGCCGTGGTCTCCAGAGAACCGGCGTCGATTGCCACCGAATTCTGTGGCTATTCCAACGAAAACCAGTGGGGCACCAATAATGAGCTCTTCTGCATATGGACCCGGCTATTTCCAACGCTCCTCGGCCCATCATCGGCGAAAAGACAAG gatATCGAAAAGGGTTCGACTTACTCAGCAGACTCGGGTGCGATTCTCGATCAAGGTGACAGCGGAAGAGAAAATCGAGCTCACTTTTCCAAGTCGCAATCAATTCCTGATACGCGCCGGATTGGTATGACGTCCTCTCTTGGGGGAGCTAGCAGTGCCATCGGCAGCAAGAAATCAGAATACGATCGTGTCCATGACAGTGGTCTTTGCCTCCATACGGACCCTAATCCTGGAACACTAATGGCACCGCCTTCACAGCCACCCAAGGAGAAAGTGCTCCACTGGATCAGCACCAATGACAAATGGCAAGAAGCTGATAGAGATCCGTCTTCCAGCAAGCACAG GTCGCGTCCACCGAGTTCGACTTCACCCATTTCTTCCAGGAGGAGTCGGCAACACAAGTCCGCTTACGGGACTTCGAGGTCGGAATCGCTGGAACGAGCTGGAGCTTCCGCCGGTCATTTAACGCAAAGCGAAGACGATATGGCTAGAAATCGTCCTCCAACCAAGCCAAA ACCTAGCGTATCACAGCCAACTTCCACTCACTCGACAACGATGAAGAAACCAGCAAGTAGTGGAGCTCTCTCAG GTGAAGGAAGCTCAGCCCCAACAGAATGCACTGTTGTGACGTTCACTTTTGGAGATGAGCCCGTGCCCTACCGCAGCCGGATACCTGGACGAACTGTCACGCTCAAGCaattcaaagaaatttgtgtgcccaaaaaaggaaactacAA GTACTACTTTAAAACGAATTGCGAGGACGACGTAGCGATGGCAGTCAATCAGGAGGTTATTGACGACTCTGAGATTTTACCACTCTGGGAAGACAAAGTGCTGGGTATCGTCAAGCTTGTCGATTAG
- the LOC124349462 gene encoding axin-like isoform X1 → MNGGGSVIRFSESAPRPPVFPGEENVPSSQVKMDPWASRFGRRGPSHPSTLSPSKGSSPVLTPRRHGQSMDEYDLARRYEPAEGSASTSPPLVETPPYLRWAENLHFLLTDPDGVELFEKYLEQENCSHLLKFWFACEGLKRNWAEDPEKAVQIIQVIYKKYIRLKRVNVSELNRREINDRVANKATLDAHIFDEAQKDVEDLIRSSVYVNFLNSDVYLSYIQSMQNGIPDSPRSGRSQGGGSDITAKSSVAPDLAGTGASDDRGPHLGPLPTLHEDSEFSYPAVELNKPIPLTHDALMATKNVRMNVESRPVGGLYPSSRVPHNPYHSVHTTSYYAPYNPVSRQDSEISSDAHTDDTRSLTDGSVDGSVLFYPAKPNRHQLRKARQKISNDCMRNRDPSINQPFIPRTQRPPPKEQQGMPKTPQEFAAELIQKLEAVKRDRESEEKLLRIVAERDSEASGLDEPCPQGARFKPGSECSARVLAEALSKIASSNEADTQSILDNHVQRIWADQTPLRSPGAPSPRPWSPENRRRLPPNSVAIPTKTSGAPIMSSSAYGPGYFQRSSAHHRRKDKDIEKGSTYSADSGAILDQGDSGRENRAHFSKSQSIPDTRRIGMTSSLGGASSAIGSKKSEYDRVHDSGLCLHTDPNPGTLMAPPSQPPKEKVLHWISTNDKWQEADRDPSSSKHRSRPPSSTSPISSRRSRQHKSAYGTSRSESLERAGASAGHLTQSEDDMARNRPPTKPKPSVSQPTSTHSTTMKKPASSGALSGEGSSAPTECTVVTFTFGDEPVPYRSRIPGRTVTLKQFKEICVPKKGNYKYYFKTNCEDDVAMAVNQEVIDDSEILPLWEDKVLGIVKLVD, encoded by the exons ATGAATGGAGGTGGATCTGTGATTCGTTTTTCGGAATCTGCTCCTCGACCCCCTGTCTTCCCAG GTGAAGAAAATGTGCCGTCAAGTCAGGTGAAGATGGATCCATGGGCTTCACGGTTCGGAAGGCGGGGCCCGTCGCATCCTTCGACGCTGTCGCCCTCCAAAGGTTCATCACCCGTCCTGACGCCTCGCAGACATGGCCAGTCGATGGACGAGTACGACTTGGCTCGCCGCTACGAACCGGCTGAAGGATCGGCCTCCACGTCTCCACCCTTGGTCGAAACGCCGCCCTATTTGCGATGGGCTGAAAATCTTCATTTCCTCCTGACCGATCCCGACGGCGTCGAACTCTTTGAAAAATATCTCGAACAGGAAAATTGTTCTCATTTACTCAAA ttTTGGTTTGCCTGCGAAGGCCTCAAACGAAACTGGGCAGAAGATCCCGAAAAAGCTGTCCAAATCATCCAAGTCATTTACAAAAAGTACATCCGGCTCAAAAGGGTCAATGTGTCGGAACTGAATCGGCGTGAGATTAACGACCGAGTGGCCAACAAAGCTACCCTTGACGCGCATATCTTTGACGAAGCGCAAAAGGATGTCGAAGATCTTATCCGCAGCTCAGTTTACGTCAACTTCCTAAATTCGGACGTCTATTTATCTTACATTCAA TCTATGCAAAATGGTATCCCGGATTCGCCTCGAAGCGGCCGGAGTCAAGGAGGAGGTTCAGACATCACCGCCAAATCTTCCGTCGCCCCTGATCTCGCCGGAACGGGCGCTTCAGATGATCGAGGACCTCACCTAGGGCCATTGCCTACTTTGCACGAAGATTCTGAATTCTCATATCCTGCCGTCGAGCTCAACAAGCCAATCCCACTGACGCATGACGCTCTCATGGCCACCAAGAATGTCCGGATGAACGTCGAATCCCGACCAGTAGGCGGCCTCTACCCAAG TAGTCGAGTGCCCCACAACCCATATCACTCCGTGCACACAACCAGCTATTACGCGCCGTACAATCCCGTTTCACGCCAGGATTCCGAGATATCCTCTGATGCTCATACGGACGACACTCGCTCACTGACCGATGGTTCTGT CGATGGCTCTGTCCTGTTTTACCCGGCCAAGCCTAACCGGCACCAACTGCGCAAAGCTCGCCAAAAGATTTCAAACGACTGTATGAGAAATCGTGATCCGTCTATAAACCAGCCATTCATCCCGCGAACTCAGCGTCCTCCACCTAAAGAACAG CAGGGTATGCCCAAGACGCCGCAAGAATTCGCCGCTGAGCTTATCCAAAAGTTGGAAGCCGTAAAACGAGATCGGGAATCTGAAGAAAAGTTGCTCCGGATTGTCGCTGAG AGGGATAGTGAAGCCAGTGGATTGGATGAGCCATGCCCGCAAGGCGCCCGCTTCAAACCCGGATCTGAATGCTCAGCTCGTGTTTTGGCAGAAGCACTGTCCAAAATCGCTTCTTCAAATGAAGCCGACACACAATCGATTCTCG ataacCACGTCCAAAGGATCTGGGCAGATCAGACGCCATTGCGATCACCCGGTGCACCTTCACCTCGGCCGTGGTCTCCAGAGAACCGGCGTCGATTGCCACCGAATTCTGTGGCTATTCCAACGAAAACCAGTGGGGCACCAATAATGAGCTCTTCTGCATATGGACCCGGCTATTTCCAACGCTCCTCGGCCCATCATCGGCGAAAAGACAAG gatATCGAAAAGGGTTCGACTTACTCAGCAGACTCGGGTGCGATTCTCGATCAAGGTGACAGCGGAAGAGAAAATCGAGCTCACTTTTCCAAGTCGCAATCAATTCCTGATACGCGCCGGATTGGTATGACGTCCTCTCTTGGGGGAGCTAGCAGTGCCATCGGCAGCAAGAAATCAGAATACGATCGTGTCCATGACAGTGGTCTTTGCCTCCATACGGACCCTAATCCTGGAACACTAATGGCACCGCCTTCACAGCCACCCAAGGAGAAAGTGCTCCACTGGATCAGCACCAATGACAAATGGCAAGAAGCTGATAGAGATCCGTCTTCCAGCAAGCACAG GTCGCGTCCACCGAGTTCGACTTCACCCATTTCTTCCAGGAGGAGTCGGCAACACAAGTCCGCTTACGGGACTTCGAGGTCGGAATCGCTGGAACGAGCTGGAGCTTCCGCCGGTCATTTAACGCAAAGCGAAGACGATATGGCTAGAAATCGTCCTCCAACCAAGCCAAA ACCTAGCGTATCACAGCCAACTTCCACTCACTCGACAACGATGAAGAAACCAGCAAGTAGTGGAGCTCTCTCAG GTGAAGGAAGCTCAGCCCCAACAGAATGCACTGTTGTGACGTTCACTTTTGGAGATGAGCCCGTGCCCTACCGCAGCCGGATACCTGGACGAACTGTCACGCTCAAGCaattcaaagaaatttgtgtgcccaaaaaaggaaactacAA GTACTACTTTAAAACGAATTGCGAGGACGACGTAGCGATGGCAGTCAATCAGGAGGTTATTGACGACTCTGAGATTTTACCACTCTGGGAAGACAAAGTGCTGGGTATCGTCAAGCTTGTCGATTAG
- the LOC124349462 gene encoding axin-like isoform X2: MNGGGSVIRFSESAPRPPVFPGEENVPSSQVKMDPWASRFGRRGPSHPSTLSPSKGSSPVLTPRRHGQSMDEYDLARRYEPAEGSASTSPPLVETPPYLRWAENLHFLLTDPDGVELFEKYLEQENCSHLLKFWFACEGLKRNWAEDPEKAVQIIQVIYKKYIRLKRVNVSELNRREINDRVANKATLDAHIFDEAQKDVEDLIRSSVYVNFLNSDVYLSYIQSMQNGIPDSPRSGRSQGGGSDITAKSSVAPDLAGTGASDDRGPHLGPLPTLHEDSEFSYPAVELNKPIPLTHDALMATKNVRMNVESRPVGGLYPSSRVPHNPYHSVHTTSYYAPYNPVSRQDSEISSDAHTDDTRSLTDGSVDGSVLFYPAKPNRHQLRKARQKISNDCMRNRDPSINQPFIPRTQRPPPKEQGMPKTPQEFAAELIQKLEAVKRDRESEEKLLRIVAERDSEASGLDEPCPQGARFKPGSECSARVLAEALSKIASSNEADTQSILDNHVQRIWADQTPLRSPGAPSPRPWSPENRRRLPPNSVAIPTKTSGAPIMSSSAYGPGYFQRSSAHHRRKDKDIEKGSTYSADSGAILDQGDSGRENRAHFSKSQSIPDTRRIGMTSSLGGASSAIGSKKSEYDRVHDSGLCLHTDPNPGTLMAPPSQPPKEKVLHWISTNDKWQEADRDPSSSKHRSRPPSSTSPISSRRSRQHKSAYGTSRSESLERAGASAGHLTQSEDDMARNRPPTKPKPSVSQPTSTHSTTMKKPASSGALSGEGSSAPTECTVVTFTFGDEPVPYRSRIPGRTVTLKQFKEICVPKKGNYKYYFKTNCEDDVAMAVNQEVIDDSEILPLWEDKVLGIVKLVD; this comes from the exons ATGAATGGAGGTGGATCTGTGATTCGTTTTTCGGAATCTGCTCCTCGACCCCCTGTCTTCCCAG GTGAAGAAAATGTGCCGTCAAGTCAGGTGAAGATGGATCCATGGGCTTCACGGTTCGGAAGGCGGGGCCCGTCGCATCCTTCGACGCTGTCGCCCTCCAAAGGTTCATCACCCGTCCTGACGCCTCGCAGACATGGCCAGTCGATGGACGAGTACGACTTGGCTCGCCGCTACGAACCGGCTGAAGGATCGGCCTCCACGTCTCCACCCTTGGTCGAAACGCCGCCCTATTTGCGATGGGCTGAAAATCTTCATTTCCTCCTGACCGATCCCGACGGCGTCGAACTCTTTGAAAAATATCTCGAACAGGAAAATTGTTCTCATTTACTCAAA ttTTGGTTTGCCTGCGAAGGCCTCAAACGAAACTGGGCAGAAGATCCCGAAAAAGCTGTCCAAATCATCCAAGTCATTTACAAAAAGTACATCCGGCTCAAAAGGGTCAATGTGTCGGAACTGAATCGGCGTGAGATTAACGACCGAGTGGCCAACAAAGCTACCCTTGACGCGCATATCTTTGACGAAGCGCAAAAGGATGTCGAAGATCTTATCCGCAGCTCAGTTTACGTCAACTTCCTAAATTCGGACGTCTATTTATCTTACATTCAA TCTATGCAAAATGGTATCCCGGATTCGCCTCGAAGCGGCCGGAGTCAAGGAGGAGGTTCAGACATCACCGCCAAATCTTCCGTCGCCCCTGATCTCGCCGGAACGGGCGCTTCAGATGATCGAGGACCTCACCTAGGGCCATTGCCTACTTTGCACGAAGATTCTGAATTCTCATATCCTGCCGTCGAGCTCAACAAGCCAATCCCACTGACGCATGACGCTCTCATGGCCACCAAGAATGTCCGGATGAACGTCGAATCCCGACCAGTAGGCGGCCTCTACCCAAG TAGTCGAGTGCCCCACAACCCATATCACTCCGTGCACACAACCAGCTATTACGCGCCGTACAATCCCGTTTCACGCCAGGATTCCGAGATATCCTCTGATGCTCATACGGACGACACTCGCTCACTGACCGATGGTTCTGT CGATGGCTCTGTCCTGTTTTACCCGGCCAAGCCTAACCGGCACCAACTGCGCAAAGCTCGCCAAAAGATTTCAAACGACTGTATGAGAAATCGTGATCCGTCTATAAACCAGCCATTCATCCCGCGAACTCAGCGTCCTCCACCTAAAGAACAG GGTATGCCCAAGACGCCGCAAGAATTCGCCGCTGAGCTTATCCAAAAGTTGGAAGCCGTAAAACGAGATCGGGAATCTGAAGAAAAGTTGCTCCGGATTGTCGCTGAG AGGGATAGTGAAGCCAGTGGATTGGATGAGCCATGCCCGCAAGGCGCCCGCTTCAAACCCGGATCTGAATGCTCAGCTCGTGTTTTGGCAGAAGCACTGTCCAAAATCGCTTCTTCAAATGAAGCCGACACACAATCGATTCTCG ataacCACGTCCAAAGGATCTGGGCAGATCAGACGCCATTGCGATCACCCGGTGCACCTTCACCTCGGCCGTGGTCTCCAGAGAACCGGCGTCGATTGCCACCGAATTCTGTGGCTATTCCAACGAAAACCAGTGGGGCACCAATAATGAGCTCTTCTGCATATGGACCCGGCTATTTCCAACGCTCCTCGGCCCATCATCGGCGAAAAGACAAG gatATCGAAAAGGGTTCGACTTACTCAGCAGACTCGGGTGCGATTCTCGATCAAGGTGACAGCGGAAGAGAAAATCGAGCTCACTTTTCCAAGTCGCAATCAATTCCTGATACGCGCCGGATTGGTATGACGTCCTCTCTTGGGGGAGCTAGCAGTGCCATCGGCAGCAAGAAATCAGAATACGATCGTGTCCATGACAGTGGTCTTTGCCTCCATACGGACCCTAATCCTGGAACACTAATGGCACCGCCTTCACAGCCACCCAAGGAGAAAGTGCTCCACTGGATCAGCACCAATGACAAATGGCAAGAAGCTGATAGAGATCCGTCTTCCAGCAAGCACAG GTCGCGTCCACCGAGTTCGACTTCACCCATTTCTTCCAGGAGGAGTCGGCAACACAAGTCCGCTTACGGGACTTCGAGGTCGGAATCGCTGGAACGAGCTGGAGCTTCCGCCGGTCATTTAACGCAAAGCGAAGACGATATGGCTAGAAATCGTCCTCCAACCAAGCCAAA ACCTAGCGTATCACAGCCAACTTCCACTCACTCGACAACGATGAAGAAACCAGCAAGTAGTGGAGCTCTCTCAG GTGAAGGAAGCTCAGCCCCAACAGAATGCACTGTTGTGACGTTCACTTTTGGAGATGAGCCCGTGCCCTACCGCAGCCGGATACCTGGACGAACTGTCACGCTCAAGCaattcaaagaaatttgtgtgcccaaaaaaggaaactacAA GTACTACTTTAAAACGAATTGCGAGGACGACGTAGCGATGGCAGTCAATCAGGAGGTTATTGACGACTCTGAGATTTTACCACTCTGGGAAGACAAAGTGCTGGGTATCGTCAAGCTTGTCGATTAG